One part of the Drosophila teissieri strain GT53w chromosome 3R, Prin_Dtei_1.1, whole genome shotgun sequence genome encodes these proteins:
- the LOC122619224 gene encoding protein PAT1 homolog 1, which yields MDDSFFGFDTNLPDEDGGDGRIVEAEYDALNDETFGSAINGDWEEAHETMVRLGGNGERVRKRPAESSGNTDFADHGNGAFLRHGNPLSSAPSSSGSTPAPLNAPFRQSRHIGDSDLELNISSMKLDDMDLSSFANDSEAGGLSNRIKLDSGVWGSQPFPNNQHLFREPMRSAFKPQQQQQQQQHHPQHIKPPQEANANFALTPQAFPKITTLEDIERNMIIQQAMPKQQQQSQQQAERKMFDDFSLGNRQQVPTPTMLQQQILQQQQHQQKQQSQQQPPQQAQHMAPPGFLGTPQTSPPRPTLGFPGPHPLPELLPTPPSQPQLNGIGGNRVPPGFIYPPGLPGNIPQLPQHPLMQQHMPPNFPLPGGNQRPLSNPLNPHALPTALNNFAMHPSFNAMRAAGLHPAAFMQPPHPHQMQPPRMPPHPLQAASSLLGQQPPNSMYNMFNMRLVQEIQQNHPLLQQAAVVRQMQQSRAGSVTSDRQRTQTQQQQQGRRPDGTGNYPLEEYDEYANLMSTRDKHWLIGIQLSQLNTDTPYIDDYYYTVFRERKAQQNGQMRNSQAHKDNQLNHPLTQPRGHAQLILVQLGNKNGARNGHGRERRNSENANSTSGSTNNGSGGNNNNLTGYIFSPLKFENSLGKLQYGSVTAPRKIIDADIMSGESNTAADANATSSSTSSTPLPTSASHDVNPSSMRKSRHILLLIETLYRYLLKLEDLESPEVMATIELKKKKEAERIAALEQLEMANKTPEERAAEAANPQTMNPQLKNKFNYEVETKAALVNKLKAGLAFDKVIAMMNVRKGKILIRRIMPFIADQSIRWIVWSGVFCSLQTVVKKDKDDVEGVLYALYPEFKKHVNKATFELIVSISSAITLNDKKLSGIFCSRFGILSLVALILRAEEIYVSRNDGTLSEENRQKWREFLAQVASCLNRTIQNQTISAAIESDAIQPLMNHFERFKDLKLDALLALITEARHQID from the exons ATGGATGACTCTTTTTTCGGCTTTGACACGAATCTACCG GACGAAGATGGTGGCGATGGACGCATCGTCGAGGCGGAATACGATGCCCTCAATGACGAAACCTTTGGATCCGCGATAAATGGCGACTGGGAGGAAGCCCATGAGACGATGGTGCGCCTGGGCGGGAATGGCGAAAGGGTGCGGAAGCGACCCGCGGAATCTAGTGGAAATACGGATTTTGCCGATCACGGCAATGGTGCCTTCCTGCGACACGGTAATCCGCTTTCATCCGCGCCTTCTTCAAGTGGCTCCACTCCGGCCCCCTTAAATGCCCCATTCCGGCAGTCTCGGCACATAGGCGACTCAGATCTGGAGCTGAACATTTCCTCAATGAAGTTGGACGACATGGACCTGTCCTCGTTTGCCAACGATAGCGAAGCCGGTGGCCTGAGCAACCGCATCAAGCTGGACTCCGGGGTctggggatcacagccgtttCCCAACAACCAACATTTGTTCCGTGAGCCTATGCGCAGCGCCTTcaagccacagcagcagcagcaacaacagcagcaccacccacaacaTATAAAGCCCCCACAGGAAGCGAATGCCAATTTCGCACTGACTCCACAGGCTTTTCCTAAAATTACAACTCTTGAGGACATAGAACGCAATATGATCATTCAGCAGGCCATGCccaaacaacagcagcagagtcAGCAACAGGCAGAACGCAAGATGTTCGATGATTTCAGTCTGGGTAACAGGCAGCAGGTGCCTACACCAACCATGTTGCAGCAACAgattttgcagcagcagcagcatcaacaaaaacaacagtcgcagcagcagccgccacaaCAAGCGCAGCACATGG CACCTCCTGGCTTCTTGGGCACGCCACAGACCTCGCCACCGAGGCCAACTTTGGGTTTTCCCGGTCCCCATCCACTACCCGAACTACTGCCCACACCGCCGTCGCAGCCACAGCTGAACGGCATTGGTGGCAACAGAGTGCCGCCCGGATTTATTTACCCGCCAGGTCTGCCCGGGAATATTCCGCAATTACCCCAGCATCCGCTTATGCAGCAGCACATGCCGCCAAACTTTCCACTGCCCGGCGGCAACCAGCGACCTCTATCCAATCCGCTCAATCCGCACGCTCTACCCACGGCCCTAAACAACTTTGCGATGCATCCGAGCTTCAATGCGATGCGTGCCGCTGGACTGCATCCAGCCGCTTTTATGCAACCACCCCATCCGCACCAGATGCAGCCCCCGCGAATGCCGCCGCACCCGTTGCAAGCTGCCTCAAGTCTATTAGGTCAGCAGCCACCGAACTCCATGTACAACATGTTCAATATGCGACTAGTGCAAGAGATCCAGCAGAACCATCCGCTGCTTCAACAGGCGGCTGTGGTACGCCAAATGCAACAAAGCAGAGCCGGATCCGTGACCAGCGATCGCCAGAGGACGCAgacgcaacagcagcaacaaggacGACGTCCAGATGGTACAGGGAATTACCCGCTAGAAGAGTACGATGAATATGCCAACCTGATGAGCACGCGCGACAAGCACTGGCTAATTGGAATCCAGCTTTCGCAGCTGAACACGGACACGCCGTATATCGACGACTACTACTACACGGTGTTCAGGGAGCGCAAGGCCCAACAGAATGGGCAGATGCGCAACAGTCAGGCGCACAAGGACAACCAGCTGAATCATCCGCTTACCCAGCCACGCGGCCATGCGCAACTTATTCTCGTGCAGTTGGGCAACAAGAATGGTGCTCGCAATGGACACGGACGTGAGCGCCGAAACTCGGAGAACGCCAACAGCACGTCAGGCAGCACGAACAATGGATCAGGtggtaacaacaacaacctgACAGGCTATATATTCTCGCCTCTTAAGTTTGAGAACTCACTGGGAAAGCTGCAGTATGGAAGTGTGACAGCACCGCGAAAAATTATCGATGCTGACATTATGAGTGGTGAATCAAATACCGCTGCTGATGCCAACGCAACTTCTTCATCAACGAGCTCGACACCGCTGCCCACCTCCGCGAGCCACGATGTAAATCCCAGCAGCATGCGCAAGTCGCGTCACATTCTGCTTTTGATTGAAACGCTTTATCGCTATCTGCTGAAGTTGGAGGATTTGGAAAGCCCCGAGGTGATGGCCACCATTGagctgaaaaagaaaaaggaagccGAACGCATCGCAGCCCTTGAGCAGCTAGAAATGGCCAATAAAACGCCCGAAGAGCGGGCTGCCGAAGCCGCCAATCCGCAAACTATGAATCCGCAACTAAAGAACAAGTTCAACTATGAGGTAGAGACGAAAGCTGCGTTggtcaataaattaaaagcaggACTGGCTTTCGACAAGGTGATCGCCATGATGAATGTGCGCAAGGGAAAG ATACTTATCCGACGCATTATGCCCTTTATTGCGGACCAAAGCATTCGCTGGATCGTATGGAGCGGAGTCTTCTGTTCCCTGCAAACAGTTGTGAAAAAGGACAAGGACGACGTTGAAGGCGTCTTGTACGCTCTTTACCCAGAGTTTAAAAAACACGTTAACAAAGCCACTTTCGAACTAATAGTGAGCATTTCATCTGCTATTACGCTGAATGACAAGAAACTGTCTGGAATCTTCTGCAGTCGC TTTGGAATCCTTTCGTTGGTTGCCCTTATACTTCGCGCTGAGGAGATCTACGTTTCGCGAAATGACGGTACTCTCAGCGAGGAGAACAGGCAAAAGTGGCGCGAATTTCTGGCACAGGTGGCATCCTGCCTCAATCGCACTATTCAAAACCAGACCATCTCGGCAGCCATTGAGTCGGATGCAATTCAGCCGCTTATGAACCATTTTGAACGGTTTAAAGATCTTAAACTAGATGCCCTCTTAGCATTAATAACTGAAGCCAGGCATCAAATTGATTAG
- the LOC122620257 gene encoding putative tRNA (cytidine(32)/guanosine(34)-2'-O)-methyltransferase 1, translating into MGKTSKDKRDIYYRRAKDEGWRARSAFKLLHVDEAYGILNGVQRAVDLCAAPGSWSQVLSRKLYDACETDDEKAAVKIIAVDLQAMAPIRGILQLQGDITKQSTAEAIIGHFGGNEKAQLVVCDGAPDVTGVHEMDEYMQHQLLVAALSIATCVLETGGTFVAKIFKGNATSLLSSQMQIFFKKFDIYKPPSSRPSSIEAFVVCSDFCLPEGYIPQVINPARDDIRLLAEKTGSEVNRRLVPFIACGDLNRLSDPKEGQISPSDESKSYVEYVYDAVMDDASYPLEFKEILMQVYDEQFHIN; encoded by the exons ATGGGAAAAACCTCAAAGGATAAACGTGATATATATTATCGGCGGGCCAAAGACGAAGGCTGGAGGGCCAGAAGTGCGTTCAAATTGCTCCACGTGGACGAGGCCTACGGAATTCTAAATG gTGTTCAGCGGGCAGTCGATCTATGTGCTGCTCCTGGCAGCTGGTCCCAGGTCCTCTCCCGGAAACTCTATGATGCCTGCGAAACGGACGATGAAAAGGCCGCTGTTAAGATCATAGCCGTTGATCTGCAAGCCATGGCACCGATCCGAGGAATACTCCAGCTCCAGGGAGATATCACAAAGCAGTCCACCGCAGAAGCAATCATCGGTCACTTTGGTGGGAATGAGAAAGCCCAGTTGGTGGTCTGCGATGGAGCCCCCGATGTCACCGGTGTGCATGAAATGGACGAGTACATGCAGCATCAGTTACTTGTAGCTGCTCTGAGCATTGCCACCTGTGTACTGGAAACTGGCGGAACTTTTGTGGCCAAGATTTTCAAGGGTAATGCCACCTCACTATTAAGCTCCCAGATGCAGATATTTTTCAAGAAATTCGACATCTATAAGCCGCCGAGTTCGCGCCCTTCGAGCATTGAAGCCTTTGTAGTTTGCTCCGACTTCTGCCTTCCCGAGGGCTACATTCCTCAAGTGATTAACCCTGCTCGAGATGATATACGTCTACTGGCAGAGAAAACCGGGTCAGAGGTAAACCGTCGCCTAGTTCCTTTTATAGCTTGCGGAGACTTAAACAGGTTAAGTGATCCCAAAGAGGGCCAGATTTCCCCCTCAGATGAATCCAAATCA TACGTAGAGTATGTTTACGATGCTGTTATGGACGACGCATCTTATCCCCTGGAATTTAAGGAGATTCTAATGCAAGTGTACGATGAACAATTCCATATCAACTAA
- the LOC122620256 gene encoding uncharacterized protein LOC122620256: MKRKTSEIWCFFRAVDDTFALCNICKAKLSYKTTTTNLSKHMNRMHPTSGLNRSAKYKFQPQTSLAIDRNKAKPRNSTQELILLDFVKKHPRLLQNPTWETRGNLESLWEELTSELNSHGPPRKDIATWKRALKDWKRFILRKVEKNEMHNMPFGTSLSSSEETIATLCRLNEDVSQIIMKVSDDEMHENSTTEFDVDEVEDVVPEEDSGALQTSAEYVYEPEENKTDIDPLYLQSNKRAALTSSRLAEEEPTLLDKISNNLGMVHDAANSAQLALNEFFVLYKQKLYEDKRHHLAIEQLMAEKIEVKKKLLEIEQKKLSLK, translated from the exons ATGAAGCGGAAGACGAGCGAGATCTGGTGCTTTTTCCGGGCGGTGGACGACACGTTTGCATTGTGCAATATCTGCAAGGCGAAGCTGTCATACAAGACGACCACCACGAATCTGAGCAAGCACATGAATAGGATGCACCCCACATCGGGACTCAACCGGAGCGCCAAGTACAAATTCCAGCCGCAGACCAGTCTCGCCATCGACCGTAACAAAGCCAAGCCGCGTAACTCAACGCAAGAGCTCATATTGCTGGACTTCGTGAAGAAACATCCGCGCCTGCTTCAGAATCCGACGTGGGAAACACGGGGCAATCTAGAGTCCCTCTGGGAGGAGCTGACATCCGAACTCAATAGCCACGGTCCTCCGCGAAAAGATATAGCCACCTGGAAAAGG GCCTTAAAGGACTGGAAGAGGTTTATCCTGAGAAAGGTGGAAAAGAACGAAATGCACAACATGCCATTTGGCACCAGTCTTAGTTCGTCGGAGGAAACAATAGCAACCCTGTGCCGGTTAAACGAGGATGTTAGTCAAATTATTATGAAGGTCTCCGACGATGAAATGCATGAAAATTCTACCACCGAATTTGACGTGGACGAAGTAGAGGACGTGGTCCCGGAAGAAGACAGTGGCGCTCTTCAGACCTCCGCCGAGTACGTTTACGAACCAGAGGAGAACAAAACTGACATAGACCCGCTTTACCTGCAATCTAACAAACGGGCCGCATTGACCAGCAGTCGACTCGCGGAGGAGGAGCCGACGCTGCTTGACAAGATTAGCAATAACCTAGGAATGGTGCACGATGCCGCTAACAGTGCTCAACTTGCACTTAATGAATTCTTCGTTCTGTACAAGCAGAAGCTGTACGAGGATAAGCGACATCACTTGGCAATCGAACAATTAATGGCTGAGAAAATAGaagtaaaaaagaaactattGGAAATCGAGCAAAAAAAGTTGTCACTTAAATGA